In Papaver somniferum cultivar HN1 unplaced genomic scaffold, ASM357369v1 unplaced-scaffold_135, whole genome shotgun sequence, one DNA window encodes the following:
- the LOC113333871 gene encoding uncharacterized protein LOC113333871: MFSESVNEASTSSTDVHEGRDMAWECAEYDNRKLRRIKCKWCSHIMSGGINRFKNHILQIKGKVKSCPKATPEMMKKINDKKKEKIEKQANRKRIDRIYNEDMSIILEESDDEVVAVESMETKKKKLKMSDVREITKDAEYIHKLRNEVIAKVGIENIIQFISDNGSNFKAAGKALMKEHPTLFWTPCAAHYINLVMKDLSEQIPRIIKSLGRAKSLFSYIYNHGAVLTMFRELTNNSELHRSTNTQFATQYYTLSSLLEYIHDLQVLFVQEKWMKSKYARTSDGHRQMATVSSNEFWENVTFSCQVLGPLVEVVRMADTERKPFMGYVYEVVSRCKERTEENLKRV; encoded by the exons ATGTTTTCTGAATCT GTTAATGAAGCTTCAACCTCATCTACTGATGTCCATGAAGGTCGTGATATGGCTTGGGAATGTGCTGAATATGATAATCGTAAGCTAAGGCGCATCAAATGTAAGTGGTGCAGTCATATTATGAGTGGTGGGATAAATAGATTTAAGAATCATATTTTACAGATAAAAGGGAAAGTGAAAAGTTGTCCTAAGGCTACACCtgaaatgatgaagaaaattaatgacaagaagaaagaaaagattgAGAAACAAGCTAACAGGAAGAGAATTGATAGAATATATAATGAGGATATGTCAATTATTTTGGAAGAAAGTGATGATgaagtggtggcagtggagtCTATGGAGACCAAAAAGAAGAAACTTAAAATGAGTGATGTTAGAG AGATAACCAAAGATGCCGAATACATTCACAAACTCCGCAATGAAGTGATTGCCAAAGTAGGAATAGAAAATATCATTCAA TTCATATCCGATAACGGCTCAAATTTTAAAGCTGCTGGCAAAGCTTTAATGAAAGAACACCCTACGCTATTTTGGACTCCATGTGCTGCTCACTATATCAATCTAGTCATGAAGGACCTTAGCGAACAGATTCCACGGATAATTAAATCTCTTGGCAGGGCCAAGTCACTTTTTTCTTACATCTACAACCATGGAGCAGTATTGACAATGTTTAGAGAGTTGACGAACAACAGTGAATTGCATAGATCTACTAACACTCAGTTTGCTACACAATATTATACATTGAGCAGTCTTTTGGAGTACATACATGACTTGCAAGTGTTGTTTGTTCAAGAAAAATGGATGAAGTCTAAATACGCAAGGACATCAGATGGCCATAGACAGATGGCAACAGTTTCAAGTAATGAATTTTGGGAGAATGTTACTTTTTCCTGTCAAGTGTTGGGTCCACTAGTAGAGGTTGTGAGGATGGCTGATACTGAAAGAAAACCTTTTATGGGCTATGTTTATGAAGTTGTGTCTAGATGTAAGGAAAGAACGGAAGAGAACTTAAAGAGAGTATAA